The Plasmodium sp. gorilla clade G2 genome assembly, chromosome: 4 genome has a segment encoding these proteins:
- a CDS encoding normocyte binding protein 1, with translation MQKWIFCNIFLYILIVLTELSCEKENYDANNKIKKDNSGDYNYEDNPSYGENENYMNNYKEDKFNDDSFKDANIFLHLGNSNNSKNIKRYSKDKKETNENVLRPIDEEKKRLNNYFNKGINFLHTMKGKNNSYKFDVDKNALFLNNRDYKDLVLMQYDYAYLEAVKDILHFIPKDKEYHKYFKEKLHSNISNFKDSLKLLREGYIQSKLEMIRIHSDIEILNDFYKEDIVNDNYFKNEMKNKNEEMEKYRREYSLYISKYEKELKKKIQDLSNEISINLNKSTCEKSCYYYLLRLEEYKNKIKQEINKINKLPEMYINDKNFVYSFLKNVINDKIDIYKTISSLISSEKQIFYVEYIYRMNKSILNLLSRDIKKIDINNDSKYTYTKSHFLKDNNKLLSKYYTLKFLNILNETYYHTLYKNKINLFNKYVIDVINNLKEYSYKYIRSIENKIKKHKQQMNLQDIIQYANNIYIQHNTSINEISKYDNLLINTNIQELQQKVLQIEQNKKDITHKVELIDDIYKKIYNELLKKENEELKKIFINNNIKDNKKKIQDFLQAIQQIKQFNILTDQNIKQCDNYYDEIKKMKEDINTIHLYIQPIINHLHTLKEIQNNKIKYEQTIKNILQQIFDKIENLKKIVLLKDQAQLNITILDELTNKKKNSNQIIHPEEDKIKNTSNNFLQIYSEQKNVETKNIQQVLKSLYDGDLNTLIQKISKYILEQKEIELTQQHLYTNDKINEYLQQIQDEQEKINNTIKDIKIQEALKQMTDILNNINIIKKNIIKEFINNLIKNMNQQYNDIQQGYNNITNYINQYEKENNNIKQYIHNLDNIQKIYYDNKYAKEKDTHSRDYYIHFIESKNNVDNIKQNLNKYLHIIKKEKTKNIQNCLDKYDFIKKYIHILTTEENTQNDIQIYNKLITQLDSIKQNIETYNSQHNVIHYEQKKNTYDDINQQLIEQFINLYKRIKVLKILNISLKACEKNNQSINLLNYKTEELKKNVLHEINVLQKNDISTNKISDKNILSLNDLLKEIDQSVIDINTLLNTESNNLLNYFEQSKNNFYNKNKKENFDIQNTINKMNEWLAIKKKINQINKNYQTLYEKKINILLNNSKSYVQYLYDQINNLIFQKKNDLNNTFKTQIEEKDHALNLLEQNEEYQKVNNQKDKTDIKNIKQLIEQTKNDILTYENQIKQIEEKNGDLKNSAESKDQIGNTLNEVKKNIIYTYEKIDKQLLSVLKNYEEGKGEFDKNILQMVNVMEDIKNDDNIKDDDDINDDDDINDDDDINDDDIILSNNINIELRHINFKEINKNIIQIFRQFKSVNKEIKKQSNQINKEFIGIDQITKELNDIHTQMNILYKELNEKSSEFNKKKIEDINHITENINNIEMWYEKNIIEYFLRHINEQNDKAKKDIDTIEKYKNNIETISKKINPQKYLETLNKLKMYLYIDTAKNLFYNLINNIVINSNELKNQAFTLNVLQNIQTNRKTLLTNKQLIIQYTNDIHNILKEMENINKILVLTNYKSIIQDILNNVNHVDTYKEKLNQLYLKSEKHKEQIQTIHNNSKVIYNKINLNEDNFIKNLLIDIEKIKNEIIHIKDQTNIHLPDVEKYKNEAQLYFHNTQRGEEKIEYLKSHNNSTNEKITLEELEQIKKNANKVKEIYNQTIDYEQKIKNNYNIILNNYDQINKILHDSFIKQINIESENKKKQTKEIIDIINDKTFEQHINTYKTNINNLKKQSEFKDIDKNLLLNEEALKLFVDINSNTNKLENMLNEIDQIQKNINTYIKEANESFHKFNNICNTNIKDLLNKLILEDVNYINNLKSVENQIVFMNVEKNLMLDKSKKIDEEEKKLDLLKNNISKINNSLDKLKKYYEEALFYKVKEKADTQKEYIEKIKKEINTLTDTFKTSLFIEINGDLLSTHNKNITNNVETYKHKMDTIYNLFMKSYNIIQKYSSQIISPSLNYLQTKEIKDKSLKEENQLNQNEKDALELLKNFKTNQTIKLFIQIKNDTNGMLHNIEEEHKLIQEYFNNIKNNMEQLKKYNNNIDSNNMNGDKDILLKETISYYEKINKIYNNSSTYKIKEDTYYNKILKSAEILNIKIKKKQKEETNFIDAEYNSSLINKDEEIQKQINNEINELNQIHVNIFNISKDIENIKKQSEEIITHMNDIYKSTILLIDIIKKKEEALNKEKIISNNINYILNKKENIIDKVMKCNLENYKDILIQNETEYQKLKNINHTYEEKKKQILLLDIPKIKDIKHQNIEEYKNKLKQINLTINESIEKNVLIKTDILQNEIIILEQMIKNLDILDEQIIKYINNIDELYKLGKTCDNHIITTISVVVNRNTSKIMIHMNKQKDDINKINNYIQSNYNTINTEFQYFKELYGNNNILNQKEKINFINILHEQKNEYTQKEKEISKIIKQVKKGLYSLNENNMDNIIHINTIDQNVNQNILEPYNKLITMIKHTDEVFIKVYKNKFEQIEKYIQILKPLELLNNNINTDKLKKLNENQNKLQNIETQMKQKEQILVKKINDIEKDNITDEYINNIEQNILKPITLKMNEYNTFINNNIDHLNNTNTKLFSDHHYFKKQQEYISNVIQTINKFINDIDNNQDEYYYYEWNEEYKEIDKDKMNEYINNIKNNLYDSKKQLEENLKSVKNNENIIDLMQLKTKDIDDIIKNINNVKETYLNELNKKKTLQNKQMDEQKIKSNKEEIIKHDNKKIEKENQIRDVKIIKDNKISKPKNNLSERSNQNENKEKKIQNTPEIQTRNIKPHHIPNDQQIISPQKINKTTIEPKNKDNHQSKKEKKKTGSNERMYFASGLIVSILFLSSLGFVINSKNNNKDEYDKNQEDQQQSHFACANSEMQNEVSQKYGKNKEEVMEVSFDNDYI, from the exons atGCAAAAGTGGATTTTTTGCaacatatttttgtatatattaattgtCTTAacag aatTAAGCTGTGAAAAGGAAAATTATGatgcaaataataaaataaaaaaagacaaTTCAGGGGATTATAACTATGAAGATAACCCCTCATATggagaaaatgaaaattatatgaacaatTATAAAGAAGATAAATTTAATGATGACTCATTCAAAGATgctaatatatttcttcatttagGTAACTCCAATAACtcaaaaaacataaaaagatatagcaaagacaaaaaagaaacaaacgAAAATGTGTTAAGACCTATTgatgaagagaaaaaaagattaaataattattttaataaaggtataaattttttacatacaatgaaaggaaaaaataattcttataaatTTGATGTAGATAAAAATGCtttgtttttaaataatagaGATTATAAAGATTTAGTTCTTATGCAATATGATTATGCATATTTAGAAGCAGTAAAAGATATTCTCCATTTTATTCCTAAAGATAAAGAATATcacaaatattttaaagagAAACTACATTCAAATATTTCTAATTTTAAAGATTCACTCAAATTATTAAGAGAAGGATATATACAAAGCAAACTCGAAATGATAAGAATCCATTCAGATATAGAGATTTTAAATGATTTTTATAAAGAAGATATtgtaaatgataattattttaagaatgaaatgaaaaataaaaatgaagagatGGAAAAGTATAGAAGAGAATATAGTTTATACATatcaaaatatgaaaaagaacttaaaaaaaagattcaAGATTTATCAAATGAGATttctataaatttaaataaatctaCATGTGAAAAgagttgttattattatcttttaagattagaagaatataaaaataaaattaaacaagaaataaataaaataaataaattaccagaaatgtatattaatgataagaattttgtatatagttttttaaaaaatgtaataaatgacaaaatagatatatataaaaccatAAGTTCTCTTATATCTAGtgaaaaacaaatattttatgttgaatatatatatagaatgaataaaagtatattaaatttaCTTTCaagagatataaaaaaaattgatataaataatgatagtaaatatacatatacaaaatctcattttttaaaagacaataataaattgttatcaaaatattatactttaaaatttttaaatatattaaatgaaacatattatcatactttatataaaaataaaattaatttattcaataaatatgttatagatgttataaataatttaaaagaatattcatataaatacatacgatctatagaaaataaaattaagaaaCATAAACAACAAATGAATTTACAggatataatacaatatgcaaataatatatatattcaacaCAATACTtcaataaatgaaatatcgaaatatgataatttacTTATTAATACTAACATTCAAGAATTACAACAAAAAGTTTTACAGAtcgaacaaaataaaaaagatattacACATAAGGTAGAACTTatagatgatatatataaaaagatatataatgaattattaaaaaaagaaaatgaagaactaaaaaaaatttttataaacaacaatattaaagataataaaaaaaaaatacaagatTTCTTACAAGCTATACAACAAATAAaacaatttaatatattaacagatcaaaatataaaacaatgtgataattattatgatgaaataaaaaaaatgaaagaagatataaatacTATTCATCTTTATATACAACCTATTATAAATCATTTACATAcattaaaagaaatacaaaataataaaataaaatatgaacaaacaatcaaaaatattttacaacaaatttttgataaaatcgaaaatttaaaaaaaattgttctCTTAAAAGATCAAGCTCAATTAAATATTACCATTTTAGATGaattaacaaataaaaaaaaaaattctaatcaaataattcatccagaagaagataaaataaaaaacacatcaaataattttttacaaatttatagtgaacaaaaaaatgtaGAAACTAAAAATATTCAACAAGTTCTTAAATCTTTATATGATGGAGATCTAAACACATTGATACAAAAAatttctaaatatatattagaacAGAAAGAAATAGAATTAACTCAACAACATCTTTATACtaatgataaaattaatgaGTATTTACAACAAATACAAGatgaacaagaaaaaattaataatactatcaaagatataaaaattcaaGAAGCATTAAAACAAATGACTGATATATTgaacaatattaatattatcaaaaaaaatatcatcaaagaatttataaacaatttaataaaaaatatgaatcaacaatataatgatattcaacaaggatataataatataactaaTTATATCAAtcaatatgaaaaagaaaataataatattaaacaatatattcataatttagataatatacaaaaaatatattatgataataaatatgctaaagaaaaagatactCATTCAAgagattattatatacattttatcgaatcaaaaaataatgttgataatataaaacaaaatttaaataaatatttacatattataaaaaaggaaaaaacaaaaaatattcaaaattgtttagataaatatgattttataaaaaaatatatacatattctaACAACTGAAGAGAACACACAAAAtgatattcaaatatataacaaattaatTACACAATTAGATtcaataaaacaaaatatagaaaCATATAACTCACAACATAATGTTATACattatgaacaaaaaaaaaatacatatgatgatataaaccAACAGTTGATTGAacaatttataaatttatataaaagaataaaagtacttaaaatattaaatatatctttaaaagcatgtgaaaaaaataatcaatcTATCAATCTATTAAATTACAAAacagaagaattaaaaaaaaatgtattacaCGAAATAAATGTTCttcaaaaaaatgatatatcaacaaataaaatatcagacaaaaatattttatctttaaacgatttattaaaagaaattgaTCAAAGTGTTATAGATATAAACACATTATTAAATACAGAATCAAACAatctattaaattattttgaacaatctaaaaataatttctataataaaaataaaaaagaaaattttgatatacaaaatacaattaataaaatgaacGAATGGCTagctataaaaaaaaaaataaatcaaattaataaaaattatcaaaccttatatgaaaaaaaaattaatatacttttaaataattcaaaaagttatgtacaatatttatatgatcaaataaataatttaatctttcaaaaaaaaaatgatttaaataatacattcaAGACACAAATAGAAGAAAAGGATCATGCATTAAATCTTTTAGAacaaaatgaagaatatCAAAAAGTAAACAATCAAAAGGATAAGactgatataaaaaatattaaacaatTGATTGAACAGACtaaaaatgatatacttACATATGAAAATCAAATTAAAcaaatagaagaaaaaaatggagACTTAAAAAACTCTGCTGAAAGTAAGGATCAAATAGGAAATACATTAAAtgaagttaaaaaaaatataatatatacatatgaaaaGATAGATAAGCAATTATTGagtgttttaaaaaattatgaagaaGGAAAAGGAgaatttgataaaaatattttacaaatgGTTAATGTGAtggaagatataaaaaatgatgataatataaaagatgatgatgacataaatgatgatgatgacataaatgatgatgatgacataaatgatgatgatattattctttcaaataatataaatatagaactAAGACATATAAATTtcaaagaaataaataaaaatataatacaaatatttagACAATTCAAATCTGTAaacaaagaaataaaaaaacaatcaAATCAAATTAATAAAGAATTTATAGGAATTGATCAAATTACTAAAGAATTAAACGATATACATACACAAATGAATATACTttataaagaattaaatgaaaaatcttctgaatttaataaaaaaaaaatagaagatataaatcatataacagaaaatattaataatattgaaatgtggtatgaaaaaaatattattgaatATTTCTTACGTCATATtaatgaacaaaatgataAAGCTAAAAAGGATATAGATACAAttgagaaatataaaaataatattgaaacgattagtaaaaaaattaatccACAAAAATATCTTGAAACattaaacaaattaaaaatgtatCTTTATATAGACACGGCAAaaaatcttttttataatcttataaataatatagttATTAATTCAAATGAACTAAAAAATCAAGCTTTTACATTAAATGTATTACAAAATATTCAAACAAATAGAAAAACTCTTCTCACAAATAAACAACTAATTATTCAATATACAAatgatatacataatatattaaaagaaatggagaatattaataaaattttagtATTAACAAATTATAAATCTATCATTCAAGATATTCTCAACAATGTAAATCATGTTGAtacatataaagaaaaattaaatcaattatatttaaaatcaGAAAAACACAAAGAACAAATACAAACCattcataataattcaaaggtaatttataacaaaataaatttgaatgaagataattttattaaaaatttattaattgatattgaaaaaataaaaaatgaaatcaTACATATAAAGGATCAAACAAATATTCATCTACCAGATGtagagaaatataaaaatgaggCTCAActatattttcataacaCACAAAGAGgtgaagaaaaaatagaatatttaaaaagtcataataattcaacaaatgaaaaaataacacTTGAAGAAttagaacaaataaaaaaaaatgcaaacaaagtaaaagaaatatacaaTCAAACAATAGATtatgaacaaaaaattaaaaataattataatattatattaaataattatgatcaaataaataaaatattacatgattcttttattaaacaaattaatatcgaatctgaaaataaaaaaaaacaaactaAAGAAATTATAGACATTATTAATGATAAAACATTCGAAcaacatataaatacatacaaaacaaatataaacaatCTAAAAAAACAATCAGAATTTAaagatatagataaaaatttattattaaatgaagaagCACTTAAATTATTTGTAGATATTAATAGTAACACAAATAAATTAGAAAATATGTTAAACGAAATAGAtcaaatacaaaaaaatataaacacttATATCAAAGAAGCAAATGAATCATTCcacaaatttaataatatatgtaatactaatataaaagatttattaaataaattaatattagaagatgtaaattatattaataatttaaaaagtgTGGAAAATCAAATCGTATTTATGAatgtagaaaaaaatttgatgttagataaaagtaaaaaaatagatgaagaagaaaaaaaattagatctattaaaaaataatatctcaaaaataaataattctttagataaattaaaaaaatattatgaagaaGCACTCTTTTATAAAGTTAAAGAAAAAGCAGATACtcaaaaagaatatatagaaaaaataaaaaaagaaataaatacacTCACTGATACATTTAAAACATCATTGTTTATAGAAATCAATGGAGATCTATTATCgacacataataaaaatataacaaataatgtTGAAacttataaacataaaatggatactatatataatctttttatgaaatcatataatataatacaaaaatattcttCACAAATTATTTCCCCTTCATTGAATTATTTACaaacaaaagaaataaaagacaaatctttaaaagaagaaaatcaattaaatcaaaatgaaaaagatgcattggaattattaaaaaatttcaaaACAAATCaaacaataaaattatttattcaaataaaaaatgatacaaaTGGAATGTTGCATAATATAGAAGAAGAACATAAATTAATACAAGAATATTTCaataatatcaaaaataatatggaacaattaaaaaaatataacaacaatattgatagtaataatatgaatggtGATAAAGATATACTACTCAAAGAAACCATAtcatattatgaaaaaataaataaaatatataataattcatctacatataaaataaaagaagacacatattataataaaatattaaaatctGCCGAAattttaaacataaaaataaaaaaaaaacaaaaagaagaaaCAAATTTTATAGATGCAGAATATAATTCTTCattaattaataaagatgaagaaattcaaaaacaaattaacaatgaaataaatgaattaaatcaAATTCAtgtgaatatttttaatatttcaaaagatatagaaaatataaaaaaacaaagtgaagaaattattacacatatgaatgatatatataaaagtaccATTCTTTTAATAGACATAATcaagaaaaaagaagaagctttaaataaagaaaaaattatttccaataatataaactatatattaaataaaaaagaaaatattatagataAAGTTATGAAATGTAAtttagaaaattataaagacATTTTAATTCAAAATGAAACAGAAtatcaaaaattaaaaaatataaatcatacatatgaagaaaaaaaaaaacaaatattattattagatataccaaaaattaaagatataaaacATCAAAATAtcgaagaatataaaaacaaattaaaacaaattaatCTAACAATCAATGAAagtatagaaaaaaatgtacTCATAAAAACGGATATCTtacaaaatgaaattataatattagaacaaatgataaaaaatttagatatattagatgaacaaattataaaatatataaataatatagatgaattatataaactaGGAAAAACATGTGATAATCATATAATTACAACCATCAGTGTTGTAGTTAATAGAAATACATCAAAAATTATGATACATATGAATAAACAAAAAGAtgatataaacaaaattaataattatattcaatCAAATTATAATACAATCAATACAGAATTTcaatattttaaagaattatatggaaataataatattttaaatcaaAAGGagaaaattaattttataaatattttacatgaacaaaaaaatgaatatactcaaaaggaaaaagaaatttctaaaattattaaacaaGTGAAAAAAGGATTATATTCattgaatgaaaataatatggataatataatacatatcaATACAATAGATCAAAATgtaaatcaaaatattttagaaccatataataaattaataacaaTGATAAAACATACTGATGAAGTTTTTATAAaggtttataaaaataaattcgaacaaatagaaaaatatatacaaattctTAAACCTTTAGaactattaaataataatataaatacagacaagttaaaaaaattaaatgaaaaccaaaataaattacaaaatatagaaaCACAAATGAAACAAAAGGAACAAATATTggtgaaaaaaataaatgatatagaaaaggataatataacagatgaatatattaataatattgagcaaaatatattgaaacCTATTACATTAAAGatgaatgaatataatacatttataaataataatatagatcatttaaataatactaATACAAAACTTTTTAGtgatcatcattattttaaaaaacaacAAGAATATATATCCAACGTGATACAAACAATTAATAAATTCATAAatgatatagataataatcaagatgaatattattattatgaatggaatgaagaatataaagaaatagataaagataaaatgaatgaatatataaataatattaaaaataatttatatgattctAAAAAACAATTGGAAGAGAATCTAAAAagtgtaaaaaataatgaaaatattatagacCTCATGcaattaaaaacaaaagatattgatgatattattaaaaatattaataatgtaaaAGAAACATATCTAAATGaattgaataaaaaaaaaacattacaaaataaacaaatggatgaacaaaaaatcaaatcaaataaagaggaaataataaaacatgataataaaaagattGAAAAGGAAAATCAAATTAGAGatgttaaaataataaaagataataaaataagtaaaccaaaaaataatttatcagAACGATCTaatcaaaatgaaaataaagaaaagaaaatacagAATACACCTGAAATACAAACAAGAAATATTAAACCACATCATATTCCTAATGATCAACAAATTATATCTccacaaaaaataaataaaactaCAATCGAaccaaaaaataaagataatcaTCAAagtaagaaagaaaaaaaaaaaacaggtAGTAATGAAAGAATGTATTTTGCAAGTGGATTAATTGTATCCATTCTATTTTTATCCAGTTTAGGATTTGTTATaaatagtaaaaataataataaagatgaatatgataaaaacCAAGAAGACCAACAACAAAGTCATTTTGCATGTGCTAATAGTGAAATGCAAAATGAAGTATCacaaaaatatggaaaaaataaagaagaagtaATGGAGGTATCTTTTgataatgattatatttaa